TAGACCGTGTGCACTTTTGAATGCACTGCACCTAAGAAACAACGGAGTATCGAGAATTTATAAGTCGTCATTCGATCATCTTGTCAACTTGACAGAGTTACGAATACAAAAGAACAATCTGatgcaactgaacaacactcTTCAGGTTCTCCCCAACTTACGAGTCCTCGATCTTCATCTCAACAGCATTCAAAATCTTGACTGCTCTGATTTTGCCAATCTGACGCAGTTAAGGCAACTCTATTTGCACAAGAACCAAATTGTGACAATCAAGGCATGCGTATTTAAGGATTTAGGAAATCTCGAAGAGCTCATTTTGAGCAGCAATCGTATGCTAACGGTCAGTGGTACCTTTAAATATGGCCCCCAAAACTTACAATACCTGGACTTGAATAACAATAAGTTGAGTGCCATCCGAAGAAACTCTTTTAAAGCTTTGGATTCCCTTCGGACTTTGCATCTCTCCGATAGCCAAATATTAAATATCTATCCATATGCTTTTGCAGGACTGATAAATTTAACAGACTTGCATCTTGCATCTAACAAAATCACAGAAAGAACTCTAGAAAAACATTATGTGTTCGCCGGTATGCCTAACTTGCAGAGTGTAGATCTGGGTTGCAATTACATCTCATATAATACTCAAGAGGAGCTACAAATTCCACCGTTCATGCATTTAAGTGAACTGAGAGTTTTGAAGATTAACAGTCAACGTCGAGGCTTAAACTACATCCCTTCGAACTTCCTGAAAGGTCTCAAAAACTTGCAAGTCTTTTATGCTGGGAACCTTAATGTCAAGAATTTACATGTGGACACATTTAGTTGCACTCCCAAGCTTGCGCTCTTGGATTTGACAAGTAATAATCTTGCGAACAGGAATGCCTTGCCATCCAGGCTTTTCCAGCCAATATCCGGCCTGAATAAGATTACGTTGGGTCGGACTCACCTCAAGTCCTTGGACTTCTTAGTCGGCGCAAATCTCTCCAATCTGACGATCCTGCGAGCCAGTACGAATGACCTTGAATTTATAAACCAAACCATCATCCAATCGCTTCCTCAACTCAAAGTGCTCGACTTGCAAAACAACAGCTTCACGTGCGACTGTAGTAATGCTTGGTTCATCGACTGGGCCGTCAAGAACAATAAAACGCAAGTCCTCTACCTGAACAGGTACGAATGTCGCTATCCCCTTTCTTTAAGTGGAAAGAGTCTAGCGGCCTTCAACACTGAATCCTGCAATGTGAATTACGACTTCATCTGCTTTATCTACAGCTCTTCCATTGTCATTCTCACTCTAGTCATTTCATTTATCTACCACTTTCTAAAGTGGCAACTGGTCTATGCATACTACCTCTTTTTAGCCTTCATCAATgacaaaaagagaaagcaaaCCTTAAATCAACTGGATTTCCAATATGACGCCTTCATTTCGTACAATGCTCAAGAAGAGCCATGGGTTCTGGAAGAACTTGTGCCCAAACTTGAGGGTCAACACGGATTGAGATTGTGCCTTCATCATCGAGACTTCCAGCCAGGAAAGGCCATTATTGACAACATTGTGGACGCAATATACAACAGCCGCAAAACCGTTTGCCTGATCACGCACAACTACCTAAAGAGCGTTTGGTGTTCGCATGAGATCCAGGTGGCCAGCTTCAGACTTTTTGATGAGCAGAAAGACGTTTTGGTTCTAGTTTTTCTCGAGGATATTCCAATGCACCAGCTTTCGCCGTATTACCGAATGCGCAAGCTGGTGAAGAAGCAGACGTATCTACGACGTCCCAAACCTGGAGAAGACACTCGAGCGTTCTGGCAGAAACTCAAAATGGCCATTGAGTCTAAAGAGGACATGAAGGACAGACAGATCCTTTCTGGAAAAGACGAAGATGATATTTAAAGATCAGTGTAGCctgattttattataaattatttaaatgaaatgcatgtaAAAGCTGGTCTGTAAATGATCACAATctgcatttaattattaattttaaatattttgccacTTTTTAGTAAACTGAGGACACCAATTCCCATTCTAACTATTCCTAACAATTAATGCTGGTCtattaaacttaaaaatactATAAGAGTCCAAATTGTGGCTGCACGATATATCAAAACCGATATTGCGATATGGCTTAATCAAGATTTATTTGAATACATGTTTGCGCTGCTGGTTTCAGAATGAAGATTGTGCTCACAATATCATGTTTCAGTGTCTCAGAGCGGCTTGGTTAATTTATTGTGAGTGAAGACACTGAAACACTGTATCATGAGCTGGATGCGtctaaatgaacacagtgccgcGCTTCACTCTGAAAATGGCAGTGCATATATTAATTTGTTTGCAAACTGACAAAATAAACAATAGTTGAtgaattaacatttgaaaattaagaaaatcaGATGTAAATGTTAGTATTGCAATTTTACAGATGTAGgcctactgtaaaataaaatatttttaatgattttattaaatacaaattattttattgtattatatatatatattatattttacactaGAAAAGTATTATTGcattacactgtatatatatatgtttatatgttatatattattttaaagtgaagacgggggggggggggggttactgaAAGAGATTTGTGTTTGAgtatagcctattttttttaagttttgttaaAATCTAAGAGGATGGGTcacataaaaagtatatttagAGTAAAAAGAgggtttttaaattcatttttattctcTGCAACAAAAGAAACCCAAATTCTGACgtaaatataaaaagataaaagataaTAAGATAAAATTCTacgtgattttttaaaattttaattttaattttctatACAGGATGCACttgaaaaaacaataacattgcattttctttttttttttaaatgccttttttttattgataaaataaaaatgcaataaaagatCTGCtatgttttctgtgttttcttttttgttggtaGGGCCGCAGAAATCAGGCAAAAAgttttatgtaataaataaacaaacccaaactgtattttaaattatacaatttctgttttgtttttttttttcatataaaaatatcacttttttttttttaaatatcatcctGTCCAAACACAAAGGACAGAGGACACTAATCACATAAATCATCAAAAACTT
This genomic stretch from Carassius gibelio isolate Cgi1373 ecotype wild population from Czech Republic chromosome B6, carGib1.2-hapl.c, whole genome shotgun sequence harbors:
- the LOC127959976 gene encoding toll-like receptor 13; translation: MSSAFFFVLNCCVLTTLTDGFSLSNCTIYFPFEYSGHLKVLCNRMGYWKTPSPLPHNTVNLDISYNAIQRIAEWDFIRLSNLIILNISHNRIHEIHANALSDLTNLEELNLSNNKITTVTTNLLNGLSNLTHLRLDSNYIETIENQSLATLSNLRLVNFTDNKLMHISELHPLLRVPHLEELYLGENGFLVFNSSDIPSAFFGLKKLDLSRNPLTVFKMTENIFPDLEELDLSSCFQTNTSNWFILDKAFLNTVKTLNLSMNHFEENQLGYIMQSFASVNWMALDNLKGFKVETVLEKACSPSLRSLHLEGNQLSVLNDRMFRPCALLNALHLRNNGVSRIYKSSFDHLVNLTELRIQKNNLMQLNNTLQVLPNLRVLDLHLNSIQNLDCSDFANLTQLRQLYLHKNQIVTIKACVFKDLGNLEELILSSNRMLTVSGTFKYGPQNLQYLDLNNNKLSAIRRNSFKALDSLRTLHLSDSQILNIYPYAFAGLINLTDLHLASNKITERTLEKHYVFAGMPNLQSVDLGCNYISYNTQEELQIPPFMHLSELRVLKINSQRRGLNYIPSNFLKGLKNLQVFYAGNLNVKNLHVDTFSCTPKLALLDLTSNNLANRNALPSRLFQPISGLNKITLGRTHLKSLDFLVGANLSNLTILRASTNDLEFINQTIIQSLPQLKVLDLQNNSFTCDCSNAWFIDWAVKNNKTQVLYLNRYECRYPLSLSGKSLAAFNTESCNVNYDFICFIYSSSIVILTLVISFIYHFLKWQLVYAYYLFLAFINDKKRKQTLNQLDFQYDAFISYNAQEEPWVLEELVPKLEGQHGLRLCLHHRDFQPGKAIIDNIVDAIYNSRKTVCLITHNYLKSVWCSHEIQVASFRLFDEQKDVLVLVFLEDIPMHQLSPYYRMRKLVKKQTYLRRPKPGEDTRAFWQKLKMAIESKEDMKDRQILSGKDEDDI